The Solirubrobacter pauli sequence AGGTTCCCTCCATCAGGCCGGTGACCAAACCGGCGAAGGCGGGAACATATCGGCTGGGTCGGTCGGGTGCCCATAACGCCCCCGATAGGGTGATGGTCCATGGCCGTCCCGCTCTTCAACACGTCCGCCCCGCTCGCCGCCATCGACGCGGAGATCCGGGCGAAGGTCGCCGCGATCCTGGACGCCGGCGTCTACGTGCTCGGCCCCGAGGTGCGGGCGTTCGAGTCGGAGTTCGCCGCCTACACGGGCACCGACCACGCCATCGGCGTCGCCAACGGCACCGACGCGCTCGTGCTCGCCCTGCGCGCGCTCGGCGTCGGCCCGGGTGACGAGGTGATCGTCCCCAGCTTCACGTTCTACGCGTCCGCCGAGGCGATCCCGCACACCGGCGCGCGCCCCGTCTTCTGCGACGTGGACCCGGACACGATGTGCATCACGCCCGAGACGGTGAAGGCCGTGATGACGGAGAATACGAAGGCCGTGATCGCCGTGCACCTGTTCGGCAACGTCGCGCCGGTCGACGAGATCGAGGCGCTGGGCGTGCCCGTGCTCGAGGACGCCGCGCAGGCGGCGGGCACGATCCTCGAAGACGGCCGCCGCCCCGGGGCGCTGGGCACGATCGCCACCTGGTCGTTCTACCCCTCCAAGAACCTCGGCGCGTTCGGTGACGGCGGCGCCGTG is a genomic window containing:
- a CDS encoding DegT/DnrJ/EryC1/StrS family aminotransferase, producing the protein MAVPLFNTSAPLAAIDAEIRAKVAAILDAGVYVLGPEVRAFESEFAAYTGTDHAIGVANGTDALVLALRALGVGPGDEVIVPSFTFYASAEAIPHTGARPVFCDVDPDTMCITPETVKAVMTENTKAVIAVHLFGNVAPVDEIEALGVPVLEDAAQAAGTILEDGRRPGALGTIATWSFYPSKNLGAFGDGGAVTTNDDILAETIRTLRFHGSRDKQTFEMVGHNSRLDELQAGILRVQLPHLDGWADGRRAGARHYEEAGLGELVTLPKAAAGAKPAWHLYVVRSERADELRTALNDAGIGARAYYRTPAHLQPAMAEWGAGLDLPGTAEVARTNLAVPISPVLSRAEADEVVAAAR